From Carya illinoinensis cultivar Pawnee chromosome 5, C.illinoinensisPawnee_v1, whole genome shotgun sequence, one genomic window encodes:
- the LOC122310563 gene encoding mitogen-activated protein kinase kinase kinase kinase 5, with protein sequence MDPSSAYRRARNPRTKSDLYSTVVIHGDEDCSDSDSEKQQNEQQKRRKPQSKAQTREQQEEEDLYATMVYKDQDEEEEDDEDYSSLPPLLKRLPKDFGGGASIDDDDDHDSADFDTVIVKTDRTRSRNLSSSSSYYSSKPRSSPLSDYYSASPGNRMIGGDDAEGDGDGDGFSTFVVRSTLRASERESLSGTVLRRTGGGKGTGESTMGRAVASMQAVGELGFGKQRKGSGSSQGGEEVRQLTSKISSSSIPESVTREDPTTKYELLNELGKGSYGAVYKARDIRTSELVAIKVISLCEGEEGYEEIRGEIEMLQQCSHPNVVRYLGSYQGEEYLWIVMEYCGGGSVADLMNVTEEPLEEYQIAYICREALKGLAYLHSIFKVHRDIKGGNILLTEQGDVKLGDFGVAAQLTRTMSKRNTFIGTPHWMAPEVIQESRYDGKVDVWALGVSAIEMAEGLPPRSAVHPMRVLFMISIEPAPMLEDKEKWSLVFHDFVAKCLTKEPRLRPTASEMLKHKFIEKCKYGPSAMFPKIDKARKLRASMDLQAPALAGDDPQVTPKQNEDYGDTVPSRPYNIGLQVANEVPASSTLRKQNISDAGKPVGESNFDTVIVHGGDEIENTSMQTQVSDDREPSPTLEHVETMNDTGGQSAVLLMENRKDIDVNNTLVGDPNEENLKTKVIPQAELGGGSGISSGTLNNDTVSRKAFALQDKLWSIYAAGNTVPIPFLRATDISPIALLSDNVLGGMQWDNGGTVAIEALQELFTGDGQSRKGRRGQNEMPLPPSVYQRLTSSSTLLNLAQALAYHKMCYEDMPLQELQATQEQQTIQNISDTLRTILRL encoded by the exons ATGGATCCGAGCTCCGCCTATCGCCGGGCCCGCAACCCCCGGACCAAATCTGATCTCTACTCCACGGTCGTCATTCACGGCGACGAAGAttgctccgattccgactcagaaaaacaacaaaacgaACAGCAAAAGCGACGCAAACCCCAAAGCAAAGCACAAACACGAgaacaacaagaagaagaagacctaTACGCTACAATGGTGTACAAGGaccaagatgaagaagaagaagacgacgaagACTACTCCTCTCTCCCCCCACTCCTAAAACGCCTCCCAAAGGACTTCGGTGGCGGAGCCTCAatcgacgacgacgacgaccaCGATAGCGCAGATTTTGACACAGTTATCGTCAAGACCGATCGCACTCGCTCCCGCAACCTGTCTTCTTCGTCTTCCTACTACTCCTCGAAGCCCCGCAGCTCGCCACTCTCGGATTACTATTCTGCGAGCCCCGGGAATAGAATGATCGGTGGTGATGACGCTGAGGGTGATGGGGATGGCGATGGGTTTTCAACGTTTGTGGTGAGGTCTACACTGAGGGCGAGCGAGAGGGAGTCGTTGAGCGGGACCGTGTTGAGGAGGACCGGTGGTGGTAAGGGGACGGGGGAATCGACGATGGGGCGGGCCGTGGCCAGTATGCAAGCGGTTGGGGAATTAGGGTTTGGGAAGCAGAGGAAGGGGAGCGGTTCTTCACAGGGTGGGGAGGAAGTTCGGCAGCTCACGTCGAAGATCTCTTCGAGTTCGATTCCGGAGAGTGTTACCAGGGAAGATCCTACGACCAAGTACGAACTGCTCAATGAGCTTG GGAAAGGGTCATATGGGGCCGTTTACAAAGCTAGGGATATAAGAACTTCAGAGCTGGTCGCTATCAAAGTCATATCGTTATGTGAAGGG GAGGAGGGATATGAAGAAATTCGTGGTGAGATTGAGATGTTGCAGCAGTGTAGTCATCCAAATGTTGTTCGTTACCTTGGAAGCTACCAAGGGGAGGAATATCTTTGG ATAGTGATGGAATACTGTGGGGGTGGAAGTGTTGCTGACTTGATGAACGTGACAGAGGAGCCTTTGGAGGAGTATCAAATAGCATATATTTGTAGGGAAGCATTGAAG GGCCTTGCTTATTTGCACTCAATTTTCAAGGTCCATAGAGATATTAAGGGTGGGAATATTTTGTTAACTGAACAAGGAGATGTCAAGTTGG GTGATTTTGGGGTTGCAGCGCAGCTGACAAGGACCATGTCAAAGCGCAACACG ttCATTGGCACTCCACATTGGATGGCTCCAGAAGTTATTCAAGAAAGTCGCTATGATGGAAAG gtGGATGTGTGGGCTCTTGGTGTGTCGGCAATAGAAATGGCAGAG GGACTTCCTCCAAGATCGGCAGTACATCCAATGAGG GTTTTATTCATGATATCCATTGAGCCAGCTCCAATGCTTGAAGATAAAGAGAAATG GTCTCTTGTTTTCCATGATTTTGTTGCAAAGTGCCTAACAAAAGAACCTCGTTTACGCCCTACTGCATCTGAGATGTTGAAA CACAAATTCATTGAGAAATGCAAATATGGACCCTCTGCAATGTTCCCAAAGATTGACAAGGCCAGGAAACTTAGGGCCTCCATGGATCTGCAAGCTCCAGCTTTGGCAGGAGATGAT CCACAGGTAACTCCAAAACAGAATGAAGATTATGGAGATACTGTTCCATCAAGACCTTATAATATTGGGCTTCAAGTTGCAAATGAAGTACCTGCAAGTAGCACTTTGAGGAAGCAGAACATATCAGATGCTGGGAAACCAGTTGGGGAAA GTAACTTTGACACTGTAATAGTTCATGGTGGAGATGAGATAGAAAATACATCCATGCAGACACAAGTTTCCGATGATAGAGAACCCTCACCTactcttgaacatgttgaaactATGAATGACACAGGAGGACAATCGGCTGTGCTCCT GATGGAGAATCGTAAAGATATTGATGTAAACAACACTTTAGTTGGAGATCCGAATGAGGAGAACCTCAAAACAAAAGTTATTCCTCAGGCAGAGCTAGGAGGTGGCAGCGGTATAAGCAGTGGCACGTTGAACAATGATACTGTTAGCCGAAAAGCTTTTGCATTGCAAGATAAG CTTTGGTCCATATATGCAGCTGGTAATACAGTGCCGATTCCGTTCTTAAGGGCAACCGATATATCCCCTATTGCTCTTCTGTCAGACAATGTGCTTGGAGGCATGCAGTGGGATAATGGTGGAACTGTAGCCATAGAGGCATTGCAGGAGCTCTTTACTGGTGATGGACAGTCTAGAAAGGGTCGAAGAGGTCAAAATGAG ATGCCCCTTCCTCCAAGCGTTTACCAAAGGCTCACTTCAAGCTCTACCCTACTGAATTTGGCACAGGCTTTAGCATACCACAAAAT GTGTTACGAAGATATGCCACTTCAGGAGTTGCAGGCAACACAGGAGCAGCAGACCATTCAAAATATTTCTGATACGCTTAGGACTATTTTACGGTTGTAG